From a single Rosa rugosa chromosome 7, drRosRugo1.1, whole genome shotgun sequence genomic region:
- the LOC133723865 gene encoding cyclin-dependent protein kinase inhibitor SMR4 — translation MERCDEDCTTPKRRECRIPESSMCPPAPRKKVAGDQNKRDPPKNGYFQPPDLDSLFNMLPRTQVCA, via the coding sequence ATGGAGCGATGCGACGAGGACTGCACGACGCCGAAGCGCCGCGAGTGTCGGATACCTGAGTCGTCCATGTGTCCGCCGGCGCCGAGGAAGAAAGTGGCCGGGGATCAAAACAAGAGGGACCCGCCGAAGAACGGCTACTTCCAGCCGCCTGATCTCGATTCTCTGTTCAATATGCTGCCCAGAACTCAAGTTTGCGCTTAG